The following coding sequences are from one Culex quinquefasciatus strain JHB chromosome 1, VPISU_Cqui_1.0_pri_paternal, whole genome shotgun sequence window:
- the LOC119771186 gene encoding uncharacterized protein LOC119771186, which produces MSLTPAAENATTTAEEQQPLHQIQHQQKRASVQHHSHNLQHNSQQPITLILPTSGKLFYEKKQDFALCKPQLLPLKSFSLEKLEKMQKEAHRQLQENRARTAAAAENF; this is translated from the coding sequence ATGTCCCTGACGCCAGCAGCTGAGAACGCAACGACCACCGCCGAGGAACAGCAGCCATTGCACCAGATCCAGCACCAGCAGAAGCGTGCCAGCGTTCAGCACCACAGCCATAACCTGCAGCACAACTCGCAACAACCGATTACGCTAATCTTGCCCACCAGCGGAAAGCTCTTCTACGAGAAGAAGCAGGACTTTGCGCTGTGCAAGCCCCAGCTGCTGCCGCTGAAGTCGTTCAGCCTTGAGAAGCTGGAGAAGATGCAAAAGGAGGCCCATCGGCAGCTGCAGGAGAACCGTGCCCGTACCGCTGCCGCCGCCGAAAATTTCTAA
- the LOC6035545 gene encoding 60S ribosomal protein L26 — MKLNKNVSSSRRKSRRRHFQAPSHIRRKLMSAPLSKELKQKYTVRSMPIRKDDEVQVVRGHYKGNQVGKVVQVYRKKFVVYIERIQREKANGTNVYVGVHPSKCLIVKLKMDKDRKKILDRRAAGRRAALSKEKGKYTEESAAASAMETSS; from the coding sequence ATGAAGCTGAACAAGAACGTTTCCTCTTCGCGTCGCAAGAGCCGCAGGCGCCATTTCCAGGCCCCGTCGCACATCCGAAGGAAGTTGATGTCGGCGCCCCTGTCGAAGGAGCTGAAGCAGAAGTACACCGTCCGCTCGATGCCAATCCGCAAGGACGACGAGGTTCAGGTTGTGCGCGGCCACTACAAGGGTAACCAGGTCGGCAAGGTCGTCCAGGTTTACCGTAAGAAGTTTGTCGTTTACATCGAGCGGATCCAGCGTGAGAAGGCCAACGGAACGAACGTGTACGTCGGTGTGCACCCGTCCAAGTGTCTGATCGTCAAGCTGAAGATGGACAAGGATCGCAAGAAGATCCTGGATCGCCGTGCCGCTGGACGCCGGGCGGCGCTGTCCAAGGAGAAGGGCAAGTACACCGAGGAATCGGCCGCGGCCTCCGCGATGGAGACCAGCTCTTAA
- the LOC6035546 gene encoding CCR4-NOT transcription complex subunit 11 — translation MDGKRPEPMATVINPAGSGNSSLLTNGFGTQFMTIAPPLLNCEDELIWLDLTNPAYHKPVYSSNEPKCAGKDAKNLIMQSFRHALSLQEQNDLLRELEKDPDLVYRVGLTPEKLPDLVEYNPLIAIEILLKLIHSPLITEYFSVLVSMEMSLHSMEVVNRLTTSVELPTEFVHLYISNCISSCEAIKDRYLQNRLVRLVCVFLQSLIRNHIIDTSELCIELEAFCVEFSRIREAAALYRLLKQLESDTSATANKLK, via the coding sequence ATGGATGGAAAGCGCCCCGAACCAATGGCGACCGTGATAAACCCCGCCGGAAGTGGCAACAGCAGCCTGCTGACCAACGGCTTTGGTACGCAGTTCATGACGATTGCTCCGCCGCTGCTAAACTGCGAGGACGAGCTGATATGGTTGGATCTGACCAACCCGGCGTACCACAAACCGGTGTACAGTTCGAACGAGCCCAAATGCGCCGGGAAGGATGCGAAAAATCTGATCATGCAATCGTTTCGGCACGCGCTCAGCTTGCAGGAACAGAACGATTTGCTGCGGGAGCTCGAGAAGGATCCGGATTTGGTGTACCGCGTGGGGCTGACGCCGGAGAAGCTGCCGGATTTGGTGGAGTACAATCCGCTGATTGCGATTGAGATTTTGCTCAAGTTGATCCATTCGCCGCTGATTACGGAATATTTTAGCGTGTTGGTCAGCATGGAAATGTCGTTGCATTCGATGGAGGTCGTGAACCGGTTGACGACATCGGTCGAGCTGCCGACGGAGTTTGTCCATCTGTACATAAGCAACTGTATTTCGTCGTGTGAGGCCATCAAGGATCGCTATCTGCAGAATCGACTGGTGCGGTTGGTTTGTGTGTTTTTGCAGAGTTTGATCCGGAATCACATCATTGACACGAGCGAGCTGTGCATCGAGCTGGAGGCGTTCTGCGTCGAGTTCAGTAGAATCCGGGAAGCGGCCGCGCTGTACAGGCTGCTgaaacagctggagtcggacaCGAGTGCAACggcaaataaactcaaatga
- the LOC119765275 gene encoding uncharacterized protein LOC119765275 → MNKSWKTFDQLVNSPCFTKSTRKDPRRNGRASRALTQLFQKSSNRSLYETVPNRTDAELEIEDASDEENTAPAVANSSPQEYTIEPCSAPTLEVTEPSRLDSDIEEVPEEEAADVISETTDSSDSDCESIRCKRAKRVATLDYRIAKSPGSCGRRITDDTLLVPSAVPRAVTLEKSKAWMKPAVTRTTPVAKKRSGWLKLDESFKTNGSAVRSTEKKSPRWKALEDTFQASPEAEIESLESTPDNVPMGGGAAVPETVGCYYEPAREGSMKKRKGCPVSRLQSILSEKASRQTFWLHERQTGLAVGKRPVKVESISRIFGRVAISYKESDPDEPALQVEHVIYIDPGEKQLKTMGKGSLVEVDHDLEPHKLRRNRVVHLGVCKIRVVG, encoded by the exons ATGAATAAATCGTGGAAAACTTTCGATCAGCTAGTAAACTCGCCATGCTTCACCAAATCGACCCGGAAGGATCCACGTAGAAACGGTAGGGCGTCCCGAGCTCTTACTCAGTTGTTTCAAAAGTCCTCCAATCGAAGCTTATACGAAACGGTTCCG aatcgTACCGATGCCGAGCTAGAAATCGAGGACGCTTCCGATGAAGAAAACACTGCCCCGGCTGTCGCCAACTCAAGTCCGCAAGAGTACACCATCGAACCATGTTCCGCACCTACGCTGGAAGTCACCGAACCATCCCGGCTCGACTCGGACATCGAAGAAGTGCCCGAAGAAGAAGCCGCGGACGTGATTTCAGAAACGACGGACTCCTCCGACTCGGACTGCGAGTCGATTCGGTGCAAGCGCGCCAAGCGAGTTGCCACGTTGGACTATCGGATCGCCAAAAGCCCGGGCAGCTGCGGCCGACGGATTACGGACGACACGCTGCTGGTGCCGTCCGCTGTGCCGCGAGCGGTCACGTTGGAGAAGTCCAAAGCATGGATGAAACCGGCGGTGACTAGGACGACGCCCGTGGCGAAGAAACGCTCCGGTTGGCTTAAGCTGGACGAATCGTTCAAAACGAATGGTTCGGCGGTGAGGTCGACGGAGAAGAAAAGTCCCCGGTGGAAGGCGTTGGAGGACACGTTTCAGGCGAGTCCGGAGGCGGAAATTGAAAGTTTGGAATCGACTCCGGATAATGTGCCGATGGGTGGCGGTGCTGCTGTTCCGGAAACGGTCGGTTGTTACTACGAACCCGCTAGGGAGGGTTCGATGAAGAAGCGCAAGGGTTGTCCAGTTTCCCGACTGCAGTCGATTCTATCTGAGAAGGCCTCGCGGCAAACATTTTGGCTGCACGAGCGACAAACGGGACTGGCAGTGGGAAAGAGACCGGTTAAGGTGGAATCTATCTCGAGGATATTTGGTCGAGTGGCGATAAGTTACAAGGAATCGGATCCGGACGAGCCGGCGCTACAAGTGGAGCACGTGATCTACATCGATCCGGGCGAAAAGCAGCTAAAAACGATGGGAAAAGGGTCGCTGGTTGAGGTCGATCACGATCTGGAGCCGCACAAACTCCGTCGCAATCGGGTTGTCCACTTGGGGGTGTGTAAGATAAGGGTGGTCGGTTAG